A region from the Brevibacterium paucivorans genome encodes:
- a CDS encoding ABC transporter ATP-binding protein, with translation MSISVAALIRPAKGAMVLSAVLTALSAIVTLVPFVALHNMAAIWLDGQVRTGWTGKPWVWAVIAVLSLFVGQLLYLFGLGVTHEAEAKLRHRLRGNVVQALGSLPLGRVSQVPHGAIRKMVCDDTAAIHTLVAHVPGDVTNAVVSMVVGLGYLVWVDWRLALALFGTWAVAIMIIVSTTMRGYSDITERFGHAQTALAAATVEMLEGIKEIKNFQATDATRTRFNAARQQFSAISFDWVRRSGRAISLLGSLLRPATVFVTVALLAALFVAQDWSTLSATLPFFLIAPGIPEGFTVLVGLMQHIYESQLAARTTAELLSEKPMPEGSRTQEEGPNPGQVEVCEVSFSYEPDVPVVHGVSFTAEPGTVTALVGPSGGGKSTLARLIARFYDVNDGVVRISGVDVREASFSWLLSRVAIVLQDVTLSNDSVHTNIALSKPSATRAEVEAAARAACIHDRIMRLPEGYDTVLGEVGGFLSGGERQRITLARAYLQDAPILILDEATAQADPQSERAIHEALSTLASGRTVIIIAHRLATIRDADQILVIEDGHITQRGRHEDLVDQAGTYSEMWRAQELHYMA, from the coding sequence GTGAGTATTTCCGTCGCCGCACTAATCCGCCCGGCCAAGGGCGCGATGGTCCTTTCCGCAGTCCTCACAGCCTTAAGCGCTATCGTCACGCTGGTGCCGTTCGTCGCCTTACACAACATGGCCGCGATCTGGCTTGACGGGCAGGTGCGCACCGGCTGGACCGGAAAGCCGTGGGTTTGGGCCGTGATAGCGGTGCTTTCGCTGTTCGTGGGCCAATTGCTCTACCTGTTTGGATTGGGTGTCACCCACGAGGCAGAAGCCAAGCTCCGACATCGGTTGCGCGGCAATGTGGTCCAAGCGCTGGGCAGTTTGCCCTTGGGTAGGGTCTCGCAGGTGCCGCACGGGGCCATCCGCAAGATGGTGTGTGACGATACCGCAGCCATCCATACTCTCGTTGCGCATGTTCCCGGTGATGTCACCAACGCCGTGGTCTCGATGGTCGTAGGCCTCGGGTATCTCGTGTGGGTCGATTGGCGACTGGCGCTCGCGCTCTTTGGAACGTGGGCCGTAGCGATCATGATCATCGTCAGCACGACCATGCGCGGCTATAGCGATATCACCGAGCGATTCGGACATGCCCAGACCGCACTGGCCGCAGCCACCGTCGAAATGCTTGAGGGCATTAAGGAGATCAAGAATTTCCAGGCCACCGATGCGACCCGAACGCGCTTTAACGCCGCTCGCCAGCAATTTTCTGCCATCTCCTTCGACTGGGTTCGTCGCTCCGGCAGAGCGATTAGTCTGCTCGGTTCGCTACTGCGTCCAGCCACGGTCTTCGTCACGGTCGCGTTACTGGCGGCGCTATTCGTCGCACAGGATTGGAGCACGCTGTCGGCGACGCTGCCATTCTTCCTGATCGCTCCCGGTATCCCGGAGGGGTTCACGGTGCTAGTCGGTCTGATGCAGCATATCTATGAGTCGCAGCTGGCGGCTCGCACCACGGCAGAGCTGCTTTCCGAGAAACCCATGCCCGAAGGCAGCCGCACCCAAGAAGAGGGCCCAAACCCCGGCCAAGTTGAGGTCTGTGAGGTTTCCTTCTCCTACGAGCCTGACGTGCCCGTTGTGCACGGTGTCTCCTTTACGGCTGAGCCCGGAACGGTCACGGCTCTGGTGGGCCCGTCGGGCGGAGGGAAGTCCACACTGGCCCGGCTAATTGCGCGCTTTTACGACGTCAATGATGGCGTGGTACGCATCAGCGGTGTGGATGTGCGCGAGGCGAGTTTTTCGTGGCTACTTTCCCGCGTCGCGATCGTCCTACAGGACGTAACGTTGTCGAACGATTCGGTCCATACCAATATCGCGCTGTCGAAACCGTCGGCAACGCGCGCCGAGGTCGAGGCAGCAGCCCGTGCGGCATGCATCCACGATCGCATTATGCGTCTGCCCGAGGGGTATGACACCGTGCTTGGCGAGGTTGGTGGCTTCCTCTCGGGCGGTGAGCGGCAACGCATCACCCTGGCGCGAGCATACTTGCAGGATGCGCCGATCTTGATTCTCGACGAGGCCACCGCGCAAGCAGACCCCCAGTCGGAGCGTGCGATCCACGAAGCGCTCAGCACCTTGGCATCCGGGCGCACGGTGATCATCATCGCGCATCGACTCGCCACCATCCGAGACGCCGACCAGATCCTCGTGATTGAGGACGGCCACATCACTCAGCGTGGTAGGCACGAGGACTTGGTCGACCAAGCGGGGACCTATAGCGAGATGTGGCGGGCCCAAGAACTCCATTACATGGCCTAA
- a CDS encoding ATP-binding cassette domain-containing protein, whose product MSERLASTLSSEQRSVSESARALLAVEDLSVHYLGQDRWVLQRPSLVHLSGQVTAVIGPSGCGKTTFVRAVCGLVPHCLPSEYSGSVQIAGAEIADATVQLIATNVAYVGQNPDAAVITRTVYDDVAFALQNLCLPVPEIDRRVREALAAVGLETKLWESPWRLSGGQRQRLAIAVALAIQPRLLVLDEPTSTIDTQGTDEFYSVIQQLVSDGVGIVVIDHDLDPVLPLCDQVIALNAQGAVIAQGTPHEVFLSHTAELEACGVWLPRALRDESPHHALTCEQAGIRVPRITDICGDSVQYQRRTEAGWETIDAIDTLDGGGSATVELADFCVPGRSPAISMRLRGGEFIALIGPNGAGKTSLLAALAGLIPSKAQRATVCGEVVRRGRHQVGYVFQNPEHQMVCSTVAGEISTGDVSASKAEAIVEQFHLSQYRDQHPLTLSGGQIRRLSVATMVAESRDVIVLDEPTYGQDWANTCELMAFIDELRAEGRTVIMATHDLELALSRCSHIIALPAAVSETRENAASAAPANPPSPSVPRGLFSSFNPVTLLLALIPAMVMVFVCKDPAVNVGVLIAASLAMVAARASRARTVMSLLAPWVIAAVLLPVFRYNYTIEEVSPLYNHGGELAAASGTGALLSLMLLSGISTHPETLLRTLTTTFKLPYRVTAAGTAAVAFVTRFRQDFQLLRTARALRGIGASWGPLAPAIRWVGSLVPLAILAVQHGERVALSMDSRGFGAYPRRTELQHTPWQVRDWCLVGLLWAVTALLWWWRQ is encoded by the coding sequence GTGAGTGAAAGGCTGGCCTCCACTTTGAGTAGCGAGCAACGGTCTGTGAGCGAGTCCGCGCGGGCGCTCCTGGCGGTTGAGGATCTTTCCGTTCACTACTTGGGTCAGGACCGGTGGGTGCTGCAACGTCCAAGCCTGGTCCACCTGAGCGGTCAGGTAACGGCCGTCATTGGGCCCTCTGGATGCGGTAAAACTACCTTCGTCCGAGCCGTGTGCGGCCTTGTGCCCCACTGTCTGCCGTCCGAATACTCCGGCAGCGTTCAAATTGCCGGCGCCGAAATCGCCGACGCCACGGTCCAGTTGATCGCTACCAATGTCGCCTACGTGGGACAAAATCCGGATGCCGCAGTCATTACCCGTACGGTGTATGACGATGTCGCGTTTGCGCTGCAGAACCTCTGCCTGCCTGTTCCTGAGATTGATCGACGGGTACGCGAGGCATTGGCTGCGGTTGGTCTGGAGACCAAGCTGTGGGAGAGCCCATGGAGATTATCGGGCGGCCAACGCCAGCGCCTAGCGATCGCAGTAGCACTGGCTATACAGCCCCGCTTACTTGTCCTCGATGAGCCAACATCGACTATTGACACGCAAGGCACGGACGAGTTTTACAGCGTCATCCAACAGCTGGTTAGCGATGGCGTGGGCATCGTGGTGATCGACCATGACCTCGACCCGGTCCTACCCCTGTGCGATCAAGTCATAGCGCTCAACGCGCAGGGCGCGGTGATCGCGCAGGGAACTCCACATGAGGTTTTTCTCAGCCATACCGCGGAACTTGAGGCGTGCGGAGTGTGGCTGCCCCGTGCGTTACGCGACGAATCCCCGCACCACGCCTTGACCTGCGAGCAGGCGGGCATTCGAGTTCCCCGCATCACGGATATCTGTGGTGATTCGGTGCAATATCAGCGGCGCACCGAAGCAGGATGGGAAACCATCGATGCGATTGACACGCTCGACGGTGGAGGCAGCGCCACGGTAGAGCTGGCAGATTTCTGTGTTCCCGGACGCTCCCCAGCTATCTCTATGCGGCTACGGGGTGGCGAGTTTATCGCGCTTATAGGGCCGAATGGCGCAGGCAAAACATCCCTGCTCGCGGCGCTGGCGGGTCTCATACCATCAAAGGCACAACGCGCTACGGTCTGCGGAGAGGTTGTGCGGCGAGGGCGGCACCAGGTCGGCTACGTGTTTCAAAACCCGGAACATCAGATGGTTTGTTCCACCGTGGCTGGCGAAATCTCCACGGGGGATGTTTCCGCGTCTAAAGCCGAGGCTATTGTGGAGCAATTCCATCTCTCCCAGTATCGAGACCAACACCCGTTGACTCTCTCAGGCGGCCAGATTCGTAGACTATCGGTGGCTACGATGGTCGCCGAGAGCCGCGATGTGATTGTCCTTGACGAGCCCACGTACGGCCAGGACTGGGCGAATACCTGCGAACTCATGGCCTTCATCGACGAACTGCGCGCTGAGGGCAGAACCGTCATCATGGCCACCCACGACCTAGAACTTGCCCTATCACGCTGCAGCCACATCATCGCGCTACCTGCTGCCGTTAGCGAAACTCGTGAAAACGCCGCATCCGCAGCACCAGCGAACCCGCCTTCACCGTCCGTGCCCCGTGGACTCTTCTCATCGTTCAATCCTGTGACGTTGCTATTGGCGCTAATCCCGGCGATGGTCATGGTGTTCGTATGCAAGGACCCGGCCGTCAATGTTGGAGTGCTCATCGCAGCGAGCCTGGCCATGGTAGCCGCGAGAGCGAGTCGCGCTCGAACGGTCATGTCACTGCTAGCACCCTGGGTCATCGCAGCTGTGCTACTGCCGGTGTTCCGCTACAACTACACCATTGAAGAGGTCAGCCCACTCTACAATCACGGTGGCGAGCTTGCGGCAGCGAGCGGCACCGGGGCACTGTTGTCCCTCATGCTGCTTTCAGGCATCAGCACTCATCCGGAAACGCTGCTTCGCACGTTGACGACGACGTTCAAGCTTCCCTATCGGGTCACTGCGGCGGGAACTGCGGCTGTCGCCTTCGTCACTCGTTTCCGGCAAGATTTCCAGCTGTTGCGCACAGCGCGGGCATTGCGGGGTATTGGGGCATCATGGGGGCCGTTAGCGCCCGCAATTCGATGGGTGGGTTCCCTCGTGCCGCTGGCGATCCTCGCCGTCCAGCACGGCGAACGGGTTGCCCTGTCGATGGATTCACGTGGCTTTGGCGCCTATCCGCGGCGCACGGAACTCCAACACACACCGTGGCAGGTGCGAGATTGGTGCCTGGTGGGCCTCCTTTGGGCCGTTACTGCGTTGCTGTGGTGGTGGCGCCAATGA
- a CDS encoding ABC transporter ATP-binding protein, translated as MWKLMIRVVNRAELRTLVGWFAFSAVLQGITLALMIPFLRALFSRSETLGTWLVVVAILGAITVTVDTFAMYRSYRISVYEVCDTLIDRVADHVLQLPLGWFNAKREADVANATSKEINTLSHLASMVIPNLCNAFIVPLVMLVATAFIEWPLAVVMAVSILPFILTWRKMSAATTRANDMEDRTSAAAAGRLIEFARLQPVLRATGAATSWDPVQETLQADSEATLAGLRIKGRPAQGFNLIANVTFAVVLALGLSFVTGARLDPIAYLVIAAVSARMLLPLTKAALYASEVDNAAVALRQMGIILDAAPLAEPDSEQAREPRGTSIDFRGVSFSYESGRPVLDDVSLTAPQGAVTALVGPSGAGKSTILRLTARFWDVDAGSVTIGGVDVREIPTTRIMELTSMVFQDTYLFDTTIRENLRIARPNATDAELEEAARKARLDRVIEALPHGWDTEVGPAGQSLSGGERQRVAIARAFIKDAPILLLDEITSALDGENESAISDVISQLSEGRTVIVVAHRLSTIDSADQVVFLEPLADGAIVAETGTPKELSSRPGRFHDFVAAADASYRWQLRHTSD; from the coding sequence ATGTGGAAACTAATGATCAGGGTCGTCAACAGGGCCGAGTTGCGTACGTTGGTGGGCTGGTTCGCCTTCTCCGCTGTCCTACAAGGCATCACACTGGCGTTGATGATCCCCTTCCTTCGGGCATTATTCTCCCGCTCTGAAACCCTTGGCACCTGGCTCGTCGTCGTTGCCATCCTCGGCGCGATCACGGTGACGGTCGACACCTTCGCGATGTACCGCTCCTATCGGATCAGCGTCTATGAAGTATGCGATACCTTAATTGATCGCGTAGCAGATCATGTCTTGCAGCTGCCGCTTGGGTGGTTTAATGCCAAACGCGAAGCGGACGTGGCTAATGCGACATCCAAGGAGATCAACACCCTGTCGCATCTGGCATCAATGGTGATCCCGAACCTGTGCAACGCCTTCATCGTGCCGTTGGTGATGCTCGTTGCCACCGCATTCATTGAGTGGCCGTTAGCTGTGGTCATGGCAGTGTCGATCTTGCCGTTTATTCTCACGTGGCGGAAAATGTCGGCGGCAACAACCAGAGCCAATGACATGGAAGACCGTACCTCGGCCGCCGCAGCCGGCCGGTTGATTGAGTTCGCCAGGCTACAACCGGTGCTTCGAGCCACGGGTGCCGCGACGTCGTGGGACCCCGTACAAGAGACTCTGCAAGCCGACTCTGAGGCGACGTTGGCCGGGCTTCGGATCAAGGGCCGACCTGCCCAAGGATTCAACCTCATCGCTAACGTGACTTTCGCGGTGGTGCTCGCCTTGGGGCTGTCGTTCGTGACCGGAGCGCGTCTGGACCCGATTGCGTATCTGGTGATCGCGGCGGTCAGTGCGCGCATGCTGCTGCCGCTCACAAAAGCCGCGCTCTACGCATCTGAGGTCGATAACGCCGCAGTGGCGTTGCGCCAGATGGGAATAATCCTTGATGCCGCGCCACTTGCCGAACCTGATTCCGAGCAGGCACGGGAACCGCGTGGGACGTCGATTGATTTCCGAGGAGTGTCGTTTTCCTACGAGTCAGGCCGGCCTGTCCTAGACGATGTCTCGCTCACCGCCCCGCAGGGAGCAGTCACCGCACTAGTGGGGCCGTCAGGGGCCGGGAAGTCGACGATCTTGCGTCTCACCGCAAGGTTTTGGGATGTCGACGCCGGTAGCGTGACCATCGGCGGGGTGGACGTGCGCGAGATTCCAACCACGCGGATCATGGAGCTGACCTCGATGGTGTTCCAGGACACCTACCTGTTTGACACCACGATCCGGGAGAATCTGCGGATTGCCCGTCCCAATGCGACGGACGCCGAGTTGGAAGAGGCAGCTCGCAAGGCGAGACTTGATCGGGTGATTGAGGCGCTGCCTCACGGTTGGGATACCGAAGTGGGGCCTGCCGGGCAGAGCCTGTCTGGAGGTGAGCGCCAACGAGTGGCAATCGCTCGGGCATTCATCAAGGATGCTCCGATACTGCTGCTCGACGAGATTACCTCGGCGCTGGACGGCGAGAATGAATCGGCGATTAGCGACGTCATCAGTCAACTATCTGAGGGCCGCACTGTGATCGTGGTAGCGCACAGACTATCCACCATAGATAGCGCCGATCAGGTGGTCTTCCTCGAACCCTTAGCGGATGGTGCTATCGTCGCCGAAACCGGCACGCCTAAGGAATTGTCTAGTCGGCCCGGACGGTTCCACGATTTCGTGGCTGCCGCCGATGCGTCGTATCGTTGGCAGCTGAGACACACCTCAGATTAG
- a CDS encoding thiamine pyrophosphate-dependent enzyme produces MRNFHATLDTNARELLTNPDFALMAQSYGLHGETVRSTDEIVDTVERALMSPTGALLHVITDPTLRAPSPEVPAGVMNGDRP; encoded by the coding sequence GTGCGAAACTTTCATGCAACGCTGGATACAAACGCGCGCGAACTACTGACGAACCCGGACTTCGCGCTCATGGCGCAGTCCTACGGTCTGCACGGCGAAACCGTGCGCTCGACCGATGAGATCGTCGACACTGTCGAACGGGCATTGATGAGCCCGACCGGTGCACTGCTGCACGTCATCACCGACCCGACGCTGCGCGCCCCCTCCCCGGAGGTGCCGGCCGGGGTAATGAACGGAGACCGACCATGA
- a CDS encoding ECF transporter S component, producing MTDRSGTVRRSARGGLTDSILGTRNLMMVASLSVVGLIILIPLSYIAPAGAASQSAVWLGVSLLGLWVIPYLLPLAVVRRPGASLLAALIIGVVSVFTTPTGPAAIVGNVIGGLLVEFPMALMLYRKWTWWAYLISAAFFGAFNSLLYLTLLKHAVGISVSGLIVLVGVTSSVIGSLAVVGLTRLLNNAGVGVDHRE from the coding sequence TCAGCTCGCGGGGGATTAACCGACTCAATTCTAGGTACCCGAAATCTCATGATGGTGGCCTCCCTGTCGGTGGTCGGCCTCATCATCCTCATCCCACTGAGCTACATCGCGCCGGCGGGTGCGGCTTCGCAGAGCGCAGTCTGGCTCGGGGTGTCCCTTCTCGGACTTTGGGTCATTCCCTACCTCCTTCCTCTGGCCGTTGTGCGAAGGCCGGGCGCTTCGCTGCTGGCCGCGCTGATCATCGGAGTTGTGAGCGTATTTACTACTCCCACTGGGCCTGCCGCGATTGTCGGTAACGTCATTGGCGGGCTCCTGGTTGAGTTTCCCATGGCGTTGATGCTGTACCGAAAGTGGACGTGGTGGGCGTATCTGATCTCCGCCGCATTCTTCGGGGCATTTAACAGCCTGTTGTACCTCACGCTGCTCAAGCACGCGGTGGGAATCTCGGTATCGGGACTGATCGTGCTGGTGGGAGTCACGTCGTCCGTCATTGGCAGTTTGGCCGTCGTCGGACTAACCCGTTTGCTCAACAATGCAGGCGTAGGCGTAGACCATCGTGAGTGA